The DNA region TTCGTTCCAGCGAACAAAATCTGCTTCTAAACCAGCATTAACTAAAGAGCGCCGTGTCTCATTTTCACAGTTTGTACCGGGAAATAAAATAATGGCTACACGAAACATACGTCTTTTTTACCGGCAATAACTTCACCAATTAAATACGTCTTTAAATCAGCTTGGGCTTTAAACTCAGCTAATATTTGATCACGGTGTGCGGCTGGAACCACCACCACCATACCAATGCCCATATTTAAGGTGACATACATATCATCTTCTGGTACCTCACCAAATTGCTGAATCGCTTCAAAAATCGGTAATATTTCCCAACTGCCTTTGGTTATTTGCGCTGAACAATGCGCTGGTAAAATTCTGGGAATATTTTTTATCAACCCACCACCGGTAATATGCGCCAAACCATGCACCTCATATTTATCTAAAATCGGTAGCACATGTTTGGTGTAATTTTTATGTGGTTTCATTAATAACGCACCCACTGATTGTGGTAATTCCGCCATGACGTCGCGCACGGTAAATTTTTTAATATCAAAAAATACTTTGCGGGCTAATGAATAACCGTTGGTGTGTAAACCTTCTGAACCTAAACCAATTAAGGCATCACCCACTTGAATTTTACTGCCATCAATAATTTTAGATTTTTCCACCACGCCCAACACAGCGCCAGCTAGATCCCACTCGCCTTCGGTGTATGTACCGGGCATCTCCGCTGTTTCACCGCCCACTAAAGACATACCATACTGAGCACATTCTTCCGACATACCTCTGACTAAATCTTCCAGTATGTCAGGTTCTAATTTGGCAGTGGCGACATAATCTAAAAAGGTGAGTGGTTTAGCCCCCTGACACAACACATCATTACAACTATGCGCTACCATATCACGGCCCGCTTGATCGTACATATTCATCATACCGGCGATAGCCATTTTGGTACCAACACCATCGATACTTTGTACTAACACCGGTTCTTTATAGTCTTTTACCAAATCGGTTATTTCATAAAGTGAACCGAACAAACCTAAACCAGTTAAAACCCTTGGAGTGAAAGTGGTTTTCACATGCGGAATTATTCTCTGTACGGCTGCATCGCCGAGTTCAACATTAACGCCTGATTCTTTATATGTGATTGCCATAATAATAAAACAATAATTATTTTTTTATAAAACGTTTCTTAAACCATTTAACCAGGTTTCGGCTAAAGTTGTCACCGACTGTGTGATAACTTCTTTGGCTCCATCAGTGATGATAAATTGTTCATCAGCACTGATCGTACCAAGCGGTGTTACTGTGATATGGAAGTTTTGCGCATGACGTTGCACGGCCAGTAACACTTGGGGGTCTACTTCTATCACAAACCCACCGGTTTCGCTAAACAATTTCTGCACAACAGTTAAATCTTGCCCTGGCACGGTTTGTAAATCAATTTTTATACCGGTTCTAAGTTCACCTCGGCCACCAAAACACATCTCGGCTAAAGTCACGAGCAAGCCGCCATCGCTGATATCATGACAAGTTTGCACTAAACCTTGTTCAATCACATCAGTGATAAAATTAATTTCCTGATCAACTTGTTTAAAATCCGGTTGCGGGACATTGGCACCATATTCATGAAATAATTCATATAAGACCGAGCCACCGAGTTCATCTTTGCGTTCACCGATTAAACAAATCATATTACCGGGTTGAATAAAATCTGGTGTAATCGCGGTGGTGACATCGGCTAGACGACCAAAACAACCGACGATGGCCGATGGATTAATGGCTTGATCTTCCGCTTGATTATATAAAGACACATTGCCAGATACGATGGGTACGGGTGCTTGTTCGTAACCTTTCACATGAATGGCGCGCGCCGCTTCGGCTACACCGCGCACCCCTTCGACAAATTCCCACATCTGTTCTGGCTTTTCTGGGTTACCATAATTTAAACAATCCGTTAAACACCACGGCGTAGCCCCAACACAGGCAACATTGCGCATACTTTCCACTACAGCATTAACCCCTTGCCAATACGGTGAAATTTTTCCATAGCGTGGATTACCATCCACACTTAAAGCCACGCCAACTTGTGAACCATACTCAACTAAGGGTGCTATCACTCCAGCGTCGGCCATACCCGCTTCTATTTCTACTAAGCCTTGCACATTTTTATCATAATGCTCATACACCGGTTTTTTACAGGCGACCGCTGGATGAGCTAACACGCGCAATGCTAACGCAGTGAGATCACCATAATCAAGTTTTGGTTCTTTGCCAGAATATTTTTTTGGTGTTAACTCACGGTCATAACGTAGACCGGCTGTGATATCTGATGGTTTGGCATCTAACACTACTTCGCCGTGATATGAGGCTGTGTAATTACCGGCTTGGACAATGCCCACCACAGCGGCTTGCGCGCCATTAGACACCTTAGGTAAGTCCCATGTTTCATTATAATGTTTCAGAATCACTGCCGTGGCTTTAGGTGAAGCTACCCACATTAATCGTTCTTGAGTTTCCGCCATTAGTATGACAGCGGCCGTTAAATCATCTTCTCCGACTGGCACTTTATCTAAATCAAGCTTGGCACCATAACCACCGCCTTCAGCTAACTCAACTGAGGCACACAATAACCCACCGGCGCCTAAATCTTTAAAACCAACTTCGCTTAATAGATTTTGGTCTTTTAGGATACGGAACAGATCGTAGGTTGAACTAAGAATATGCCGCTCTAAGAAGGCATTGGGTTCTTGCACAGCACTTTTATTAGCAGCGGCGTTGGCTGTTTTTAATTCGGTTGAAGAAAAGGCGGCGCCACCAAACCCACTGTGGTCGGTTGGTTTACCGACAAGAATAAAATTATAACCTTCAGCCTTAAGGGGGGCACGGGAATGAATTAAATCGGCCTGAGCGGCTGTACCCAGCACCACCACATTGACTAAACAATTACTATTAAATGATTCATTGAAAAATGTGTCCCCGGCTAGATTTGGAATGCCTAAGGGGTTACCGTAACCGCCGATACCAGCTATCACACCGTGTGCCACCCATTTATTTTTATTGAGATAGATATCACCAAACCGTAACGGATCAGCCACGGCCACTACTTTTGCTCCCATACACAACACATCACGTACTAAGCCACCAATTCCCGTGGCGGCTCCTTCATACGGCACCACCTGAGATGGATGGTTATGGGATTCATGCCCCACCACAATGGTGTAA from Patescibacteria group bacterium includes:
- the purM gene encoding phosphoribosylformylglycinamidine cyclo-ligase, producing MAITYKESGVNVELGDAAVQRIIPHVKTTFTPRVLTGLGLFGSLYEITDLVKDYKEPVLVQSIDGVGTKMAIAGMMNMYDQAGRDMVAHSCNDVLCQGAKPLTFLDYVATAKLEPDILEDLVRGMSEECAQYGMSLVGGETAEMPGTYTEGEWDLAGAVLGVVEKSKIIDGSKIQVGDALIGLGSEGLHTNGYSLARKVFFDIKKFTVRDVMAELPQSVGALLMKPHKNYTKHVLPILDKYEVHGLAHITGGGLIKNIPRILPAHCSAQITKGSWEILPIFEAIQQFGEVPEDDMYVTLNMGIGMVVVVPAAHRDQILAEFKAQADLKTYLIGEVIAGKKDVCFV
- the purL gene encoding phosphoribosylformylglycinamidine synthase subunit PurL produces the protein MSEPKLDLSTLSDQQIEALLAQYKIGLTVTEAKAVQDVILKRVPTLTELIAFGIEGSEHTSYRSSRKYLSNFYTKGPHVVIGPGEDAGAVWIDRVNDIDYTIVVGHESHNHPSQVVPYEGAATGIGGLVRDVLCMGAKVVAVADPLRFGDIYLNKNKWVAHGVIAGIGGYGNPLGIPNLAGDTFFNESFNSNCLVNVVVLGTAAQADLIHSRAPLKAEGYNFILVGKPTDHSGFGGAAFSSTELKTANAAANKSAVQEPNAFLERHILSSTYDLFRILKDQNLLSEVGFKDLGAGGLLCASVELAEGGGYGAKLDLDKVPVGEDDLTAAVILMAETQERLMWVASPKATAVILKHYNETWDLPKVSNGAQAAVVGIVQAGNYTASYHGEVVLDAKPSDITAGLRYDRELTPKKYSGKEPKLDYGDLTALALRVLAHPAVACKKPVYEHYDKNVQGLVEIEAGMADAGVIAPLVEYGSQVGVALSVDGNPRYGKISPYWQGVNAVVESMRNVACVGATPWCLTDCLNYGNPEKPEQMWEFVEGVRGVAEAARAIHVKGYEQAPVPIVSGNVSLYNQAEDQAINPSAIVGCFGRLADVTTAITPDFIQPGNMICLIGERKDELGGSVLYELFHEYGANVPQPDFKQVDQEINFITDVIEQGLVQTCHDISDGGLLVTLAEMCFGGRGELRTGIKIDLQTVPGQDLTVVQKLFSETGGFVIEVDPQVLLAVQRHAQNFHITVTPLGTISADEQFIITDGAKEVITQSVTTLAETWLNGLRNVL